Sequence from the Candidatus Krumholzibacteriota bacterium genome:
TCTTCCCTATCCTGTTTATTCCAGCTTTCATCATAAACTGGCCCGCTGTATTCAGGACGACTGTAGCCATGATCATAATCAGGTTTTTAAGCATATTCAGGGCCCTCCAGTGCGGTCACCCGCGAAGATCTACTTTTTTGCCGGTCTGAAACGTAATTTCACAAGATAGAGAAGATTCTCGAAACCGTCTTTCCATTTGTTCAATTTGACCTCGCCGACGCGAGGATGATAATTGACATTGTACTCGTCGAACCTGATCCCCGGATGTCTTATCGCGGCGATCTTGATCTCTTCGCTGAGGGGCATCCCGTCGCTCTGAAGACCGAGTCTGGGATAGATCTCGCTCTTATATATCCACATCCCCGATTGCGAATCCCTTATCGCGTGCGCGAAAAGTATCAGCGTCCCCATAGTTAGGACCCAGTTGCCGACCTTGTTTGAAAAATTCATCGATTTCTTGTCTTTCAGTGGAAAACGAGAAGCTGACACGAAATCGAGATCCTTGTCTATCAGGTGATCGATGCATTCTTCGATCTGTTCGACGGCGTAAGTCCCGTCGCCGTCCATCGTCACTGTTATATCACCGGTGACGGCAGGTAGTCCGGCCTTGTACGCCGCCCCGTACCCCTTCTTTTTTTCAAAGACGACGCGGGCTCCGAGCCCTTTCGCGACTTCGGCTGTCCTGTCGGTCGAATTGTTATCGACGATTATGACCTCATCGACCGATTCGGGAAGAGATGGTATTACCAGCGCTATCCCTTCCTCTTCGTTGAAACACGGAATAACGACCGATATTTTCTTTTCACGATACATAGATCATCCTTATCAAAAGATCCCTGTCAGCTTTTCCTTGAAAGGAAGAGGGAGTTTATTTATCAACCCCTTCTCTCTTTCCCCTATAATATTTAAAAATCTGAATCCCGCGAAAAGCAGGGCCAATCCCAGGATCATCAGTAAAATCAGCAGAACGGGCGAATCCCATCTCGATGAGAGAAACGCGAGAGCGGCGGTCGGAAGAGCGGCCAGGTAACACCTTGCTATAAAACCTGACGGCACTTTGATATCCGGCCTGAAATACTTTACAGTCACTCTGAATACAACGACCTCTACCGCCAGGATCAGTACCACGGGGAAAAACGCCCCCCACAAACCATACTTGGGGATCAAAGCAATATCCAGGCCTATATTCAATATCGCCATCACCGTGAGGACAAGCATGTTAACCCAGCTTTTTCCAATCACATAGAGGGCCATACTCATCGGAGTA
This genomic interval carries:
- a CDS encoding glycosyltransferase family 2 protein — protein: MYREKKISVVIPCFNEEEGIALVIPSLPESVDEVIIVDNNSTDRTAEVAKGLGARVVFEKKKGYGAAYKAGLPAVTGDITVTMDGDGTYAVEQIEECIDHLIDKDLDFVSASRFPLKDKKSMNFSNKVGNWVLTMGTLILFAHAIRDSQSGMWIYKSEIYPRLGLQSDGMPLSEEIKIAAIRHPGIRFDEYNVNYHPRVGEVKLNKWKDGFENLLYLVKLRFRPAKK